One region of Catenuloplanes indicus genomic DNA includes:
- a CDS encoding carbohydrate ABC transporter permease, with the protein MTTVSTRRRRLRGPGAAPYLMAAPAVLLFIAFFLVPIGYAIWLSLHAMRVRGRGFGVRTEVFVGLENYLSAITDSAMYEALVRMLAYGVIMVPVTMGLALSFALMLDVPKVGLKSFSRLSIFLPYAVPGVIASVLWGFTYLPAVSPINRVATELGVPAPDFFGDVSIYFSIANIAIWGSVGFNMVVLYTALRAMPAEVYEAAKIDGASEWQIAWKIKIPLLAPALIMTSVFSLIGMLQVFSEPNTVKSMTNSITPDWVPLMRIYQQGFIENDIYLSAATSVLLALITVLLSVAALAVFRFRARRSS; encoded by the coding sequence ATGACCACTGTCTCGACACGGCGCCGACGCCTGCGCGGGCCCGGCGCGGCGCCGTACCTGATGGCCGCGCCCGCCGTCCTGCTGTTCATCGCCTTCTTCCTCGTCCCCATCGGCTACGCGATCTGGCTCAGCCTGCACGCCATGCGCGTGCGCGGCCGGGGTTTCGGTGTGCGCACCGAGGTGTTCGTGGGTCTGGAGAACTACCTCTCCGCGATCACCGACTCGGCCATGTACGAGGCGCTGGTCCGCATGCTCGCGTACGGCGTCATCATGGTGCCGGTCACGATGGGCCTGGCCCTGTCGTTCGCGCTCATGCTGGACGTGCCGAAGGTCGGGCTGAAGAGCTTCTCCCGTCTGTCGATCTTCCTGCCGTACGCGGTGCCGGGCGTCATCGCCTCGGTGCTGTGGGGCTTCACGTACCTGCCCGCGGTCAGCCCGATCAACCGGGTCGCCACCGAACTGGGCGTGCCCGCGCCGGACTTCTTCGGTGACGTGTCGATCTACTTCTCGATCGCGAACATCGCGATCTGGGGCTCGGTCGGCTTCAACATGGTCGTGCTCTACACCGCACTGCGTGCGATGCCGGCCGAGGTTTACGAGGCCGCGAAGATCGACGGTGCGTCCGAGTGGCAGATCGCCTGGAAGATCAAGATCCCGCTGCTCGCGCCCGCCCTGATCATGACGTCGGTGTTCTCGCTGATCGGCATGCTCCAGGTCTTCAGCGAGCCGAACACGGTCAAGTCCATGACCAACTCGATCACGCCGGACTGGGTCCCGCTGATGCGCATCTACCAGCAGGGCTTCATCGAGAACGACATCTACCTGAGCGCGGCCACGTCCGTGCTGCTCGCGCTGATCACCGTCCTGCTGTCCGTGGCCGCGCTGGCCGTGTTCCGGTTCCGTGCCCGGAGGTCGTCGTGA
- the zwf gene encoding glucose-6-phosphate dehydrogenase, producing MDGRADAVVLFGVTGDLAAKKLIPALYELTRRGRLDMPVIGVARSAWDHEQLVRTVRKAVTEAVDVVDEDAFGALASRLTMISGSYGSPATYAQVSAALGPARRPLFYLAIPPAVFPDVVGGLTGSGLAARGRVIVEKPFGHDLASATALAVTLRGAFDPERIFRIDHYLGKEAVEGITAVRFGNRLLEPVWSREHIDNVQITLAEEFGTQGRAGFYDRSGAVRDVLQNHVLQVAALLAMEPGGKAEELHVLRRMRPLTPAATVFGQYAGYADEPGVAPVSTTETFVASTLRIDTRRWAGVPFHLRAGKHLGATATEVVVTLRPATSALPGAAPNLLRLRLGRGDGLGLTINVKEPGGTVAARPVPLDVDFGSVLGPRREAYERLIDDALDGRQDRFASEETILEEWRIVAPVLDGSVLPRPYERGSWGPETAGTRPTGGWHPLSGQVRQRD from the coding sequence ATGGATGGACGTGCGGACGCCGTCGTGCTCTTCGGTGTGACCGGCGACCTCGCCGCGAAGAAGCTGATCCCCGCTCTCTACGAGCTGACCCGCCGCGGCCGCCTGGACATGCCGGTCATCGGCGTCGCCCGGTCGGCGTGGGATCACGAGCAGCTCGTCCGGACCGTGCGGAAGGCGGTCACCGAGGCGGTCGACGTGGTGGACGAGGACGCGTTCGGCGCGCTCGCGAGCCGGCTGACGATGATCTCCGGTTCGTACGGTTCGCCCGCGACCTACGCCCAGGTCAGCGCCGCTCTGGGACCGGCGCGGCGGCCGCTGTTCTATCTCGCGATCCCGCCCGCGGTGTTCCCGGACGTGGTCGGCGGGCTGACCGGGTCCGGGCTCGCGGCGCGCGGGCGGGTGATCGTGGAGAAGCCGTTCGGGCACGACCTCGCGTCCGCGACCGCGCTCGCGGTCACGCTGCGCGGTGCGTTCGACCCGGAGCGGATCTTCCGGATCGACCACTACCTGGGCAAGGAGGCGGTCGAAGGGATCACCGCGGTGCGATTCGGCAACCGGCTGCTGGAACCGGTCTGGAGCCGCGAGCACATCGACAACGTGCAGATCACGCTGGCCGAGGAGTTCGGCACGCAGGGGCGCGCCGGGTTCTACGACCGCAGCGGCGCGGTCCGCGACGTGCTGCAGAACCACGTACTGCAGGTGGCGGCGCTGCTCGCGATGGAGCCGGGCGGCAAGGCCGAGGAACTGCACGTGCTGCGCCGGATGCGGCCGTTGACGCCGGCCGCGACGGTCTTCGGCCAGTACGCCGGCTACGCGGACGAACCGGGCGTCGCACCGGTCTCGACGACCGAGACGTTCGTGGCGTCCACGCTGCGGATCGACACCCGCCGCTGGGCCGGTGTGCCGTTCCACCTCCGGGCCGGCAAGCACCTCGGCGCGACCGCGACCGAGGTCGTGGTGACGCTGCGGCCCGCGACGTCGGCGCTGCCCGGCGCCGCGCCGAATCTTCTGCGGCTGCGTCTCGGCCGCGGCGACGGCCTCGGTCTGACGATCAACGTCAAGGAGCCCGGGGGTACGGTCGCGGCCCGCCCGGTGCCGCTGGACGTGGACTTCGGCAGTGTGCTCGGACCGCGGCGGGAGGCGTACGAGCGGTTGATCGACGACGCGCTGGACGGGCGGCAGGACCGGTTCGCGTCCGAGGAGACGATCCTTGAGGAGTGGCGGATCGTGGCGCCGGTGCTGGACGGCAGCGTGCTGCCCCGCCCGTACGAGCGGGGCAGCTGGGGCCCGGAGACGGCCGGCACGCGGCCGACCGGCGGGTGGCACCCGCTATCGGGTCAGGTCCGTCAGCGGGACTGA
- a CDS encoding Smr/MutS family protein produces the protein MKLKLDLHDIFNKGHEIDRALRDIIDEAIQKKAATVEIIPGKGSGALKKKVLRFLDQRDIKQLYHRVEKDGDNWGRLFVHFKHDVSTGRRGRGRGR, from the coding sequence GTGAAGCTGAAGTTGGACCTGCACGACATCTTCAACAAGGGGCACGAGATCGACCGCGCGCTGCGGGACATCATCGACGAGGCGATCCAGAAGAAGGCCGCGACCGTCGAGATCATCCCCGGCAAGGGCAGCGGCGCGCTGAAGAAGAAGGTCCTCCGCTTCCTCGACCAGCGCGACATCAAGCAGCTCTACCACCGGGTGGAGAAGGACGGCGACAACTGGGGCCGACTGTTCGTGCACTTCAAGCACGACGTCTCCACCGGCCGCCGGGGCCGGGGCCGGGGCCGCTGA
- a CDS encoding ABC transporter substrate-binding protein, with translation MRRRSLLAASSAAMLLAACGTGDDEGGENGAAPAIEGDENAPATIVFWSWAENIQTVVDLWNSKNPTQQVQLSGQAASDELVAKFLTAVKAGNAPDVIQAEYQSLPTLITNNALQDITSVIEPVKPAFAEGTWNLTSFGGATYAIPQDVGPMMLFYREDIFQEMGLSVPKTWDEFATLAKAVRQKDSKKYLTTFSPGDAGWLAGFAQQAGANWWSNANDAWTVGINDEATKKMLAFWSGLVNSGDILGDPMYTPQWNAQMGDGTIIAWPSAVWGAGVLAGVAPGTKGTWKVAPLPQWTAGENVTGFWGGSSTGVSTTSKQKAQAAKFARWITADPEALAALVKIGLYPAATAGQGSDMLGNAPEFMSNQSDYYTAAAAIAKTARGFDSWGPNTNVTYGAFEDLLPTAVKNKTDFAAVADQVQTTSVDDLKKQGYQVA, from the coding sequence ATGCGTAGAAGGTCCCTGCTGGCCGCCTCCTCGGCCGCGATGCTGCTGGCCGCGTGCGGCACCGGCGACGACGAGGGCGGCGAGAACGGCGCGGCTCCGGCGATCGAGGGCGACGAGAACGCCCCCGCCACGATCGTCTTCTGGTCCTGGGCCGAGAACATCCAGACGGTCGTCGACCTGTGGAACTCGAAGAACCCGACCCAGCAGGTGCAGCTGAGCGGCCAGGCCGCGAGCGACGAACTGGTCGCGAAGTTCCTCACCGCGGTCAAGGCCGGCAACGCGCCCGACGTGATCCAGGCCGAGTACCAGTCGCTGCCCACGCTGATCACGAACAACGCGCTCCAGGACATCACCAGCGTGATCGAGCCGGTCAAGCCCGCGTTCGCCGAGGGCACGTGGAACCTGACGTCGTTCGGCGGCGCCACCTACGCGATCCCGCAGGACGTCGGCCCGATGATGCTGTTCTACCGCGAGGACATCTTCCAGGAGATGGGCCTCTCGGTGCCGAAGACGTGGGACGAGTTCGCCACGCTCGCGAAGGCGGTCCGGCAGAAGGACAGCAAGAAGTACCTGACCACGTTCTCCCCCGGTGACGCGGGCTGGCTGGCCGGGTTCGCGCAGCAGGCCGGCGCGAACTGGTGGAGCAACGCGAACGACGCCTGGACCGTCGGCATCAACGACGAGGCCACCAAGAAGATGCTCGCGTTCTGGAGCGGTCTGGTGAACTCCGGCGACATCCTCGGTGACCCGATGTACACGCCACAGTGGAACGCGCAGATGGGCGACGGCACGATCATCGCGTGGCCGAGCGCGGTCTGGGGGGCCGGTGTGCTCGCCGGCGTCGCCCCGGGCACCAAGGGCACGTGGAAGGTCGCGCCGCTGCCGCAGTGGACCGCGGGCGAGAACGTCACCGGCTTCTGGGGCGGTTCGTCGACCGGCGTCTCCACCACGTCGAAGCAGAAGGCCCAGGCCGCGAAGTTCGCGCGGTGGATCACCGCGGACCCGGAGGCGCTGGCCGCACTCGTGAAGATCGGCCTGTACCCGGCGGCCACCGCCGGCCAGGGCTCGGACATGCTCGGCAACGCGCCCGAGTTCATGAGCAACCAGAGCGACTACTACACCGCCGCAGCCGCGATCGCGAAGACCGCACGTGGCTTCGACAGCTGGGGCCCGAACACGAACGTCACGTACGGCGCGTTCGAGGACCTGCTGCCGACCGCGGTGAAGAACAAGACCGACTTCGCAGCCGTCGCGGACCAGGTGCAGACCACCTCGGTCGACGACCTCAAGAAGCAGGGCTACCAGGTCGCTTGA
- a CDS encoding LacI family DNA-binding transcriptional regulator: protein MGSLRDVATRANVAVSTASAALNGTRPVAAETKRRILAAAAELGYRPNVLARGLVSKRTRILALHYPAPSGGFGLTEMQFATGAAAAASELGYHLLLSPENADPLDELRYLTGTGLLDGVLLMEVRLDDERVALLTEQNVPFALIGRTRLPERLWFVDIDFARLGADVVAHLTGLGHRAMAFINHTRDAYAGEYGPVVRIGEEIAAAAAAAGVSYVDGFDADTAEQGRAALDGLLATHPAVTAVAVFSDQAAVGVLEAAEHRGLHVPGDLTVVMVLTSAQVAGMFRPRLTTLEPPSLELGRRGAQMLIEQLADDTAGPPPGGELVPCRLVIGDSSAAPRHDSAEVRA, encoded by the coding sequence ATGGGTTCGCTACGGGACGTAGCCACGCGGGCGAATGTCGCGGTCTCCACCGCGTCCGCCGCGCTGAACGGCACGCGTCCGGTCGCGGCCGAGACGAAGCGCCGGATCCTGGCCGCGGCCGCGGAGCTGGGCTACCGGCCGAACGTGCTGGCCCGTGGCCTGGTCTCGAAGCGGACCCGGATCCTGGCGCTGCACTACCCGGCGCCGTCCGGCGGGTTCGGCCTGACCGAGATGCAGTTCGCGACCGGTGCGGCCGCGGCCGCCAGCGAGCTCGGCTACCACCTGCTGCTCTCCCCGGAGAACGCGGACCCGCTGGACGAGTTGCGCTACCTGACCGGCACCGGGCTCCTCGACGGCGTGCTGCTGATGGAGGTCCGGCTGGACGACGAGCGGGTCGCGCTGCTGACCGAGCAGAACGTGCCGTTCGCGCTGATCGGCCGTACCCGGCTCCCGGAGCGGCTGTGGTTCGTGGACATCGACTTCGCCCGGCTCGGCGCGGACGTGGTGGCACACCTGACCGGGCTCGGCCATCGCGCGATGGCGTTCATCAACCACACGCGGGACGCCTACGCCGGGGAGTACGGGCCGGTCGTCCGGATCGGCGAGGAGATCGCGGCCGCGGCCGCGGCCGCTGGGGTGAGCTACGTGGACGGCTTCGACGCCGACACCGCGGAGCAGGGCCGGGCCGCACTGGACGGGCTGCTGGCCACACACCCGGCGGTCACGGCCGTGGCGGTCTTCTCCGACCAGGCGGCCGTCGGCGTGCTGGAGGCGGCGGAGCACCGGGGACTGCACGTACCCGGGGATCTGACGGTCGTGATGGTGCTGACGTCAGCGCAGGTCGCGGGCATGTTCCGGCCGCGGCTGACCACGTTGGAGCCGCCGAGCCTGGAGCTCGGCCGACGTGGTGCACAGATGTTGATCGAGCAGCTCGCGGACGACACCGCGGGCCCGCCGCCCGGTGGGGAGCTGGTGCCGTGCCGTCTGGTGATCGGCGACAGTTCCGCCGCGCCGCGGCACGATTCTGCGGAGGTACGAGCGTGA
- a CDS encoding EVE domain-containing protein, with protein sequence MAHWLVQANVAAWRERADREVREWCVKRYRDRVTPGDDVVLWLTGGVGVVAVGRVTGVPYRWGDGSWHAPVEFSRRFFDAPVSRAELKGDPDFAGSAILRMPGAANPFPVTDREWQAIRKHDAART encoded by the coding sequence GTGGCGCACTGGCTCGTGCAGGCGAATGTGGCCGCGTGGCGGGAACGGGCCGATCGGGAGGTGCGGGAGTGGTGCGTCAAGCGCTACCGCGATCGGGTGACGCCGGGGGATGACGTCGTGCTGTGGCTGACCGGTGGGGTCGGGGTGGTGGCGGTCGGGCGGGTGACCGGGGTGCCGTATCGGTGGGGTGACGGGTCCTGGCATGCGCCGGTCGAGTTCTCGCGCCGCTTCTTCGACGCGCCGGTGAGCCGTGCGGAGCTGAAGGGCGACCCGGACTTCGCGGGCAGCGCGATCCTCCGCATGCCCGGTGCGGCCAACCCGTTCCCGGTTACCGACCGGGAGTGGCAGGCGATCCGGAAGCATGACGCCGCCCGCACCTGA
- a CDS encoding beta-galactosidase, producing MSADRPGLHTVTRGRGLLFGGDYNPEQWPEHVWAEDAALMRAAGVNLVTVGVFSWGRLEPSPGERDFAWLDRVLDLMHDAGVAVDLATPTASPPPWMGHRWPETLPVDENGTTLYYGARNQWCPSSPVYREKSLEITTALAERYAGHPAVAMWHVGNEYGQVCYCDLTAANFRRWLQAKYHDISALNDAWGTTFWSQHYSGWDEIIPPRTAPYIVNPSQKLDWARFCSDALLAQFTAERDVLRAYSPGTPVTTNYMGFFKPVDYWSWAPEQDVISNDWYPDPTDPRFPVRAALTHDLMRSLAGGTPWMLMEQSTGAVNWRPHNLPKPAGQLRLESLQAVARGADGSCYFQWRQSSFGAERFHSSMVPLAGPDTAAHAEVREHGRELRKLKDVAGTAVSAQVALLHDWHSWWAAEERARPSDRLSVIEQLTDYYHPLWRRGVTADLARPSSALTPYRLVIAPDLFLLSETDAAALTEYVRNGGVLVVGPFSGVADPRGHLYTGRFPAPLREVLGVSGEAWRPVDQPVQCSWRDETGFNGPGFTARDWTETLRSDGADVIATFDDGGPAVTRHRFGAGIAWYVGTIPDAAALAELTERFLADAGVPGTDLPEGVEAVRRGDLLFLLNHGDGTASVAFEGDAVDVLTGAPLHNGATLAPRGVAILRQHAGTGTTAPATR from the coding sequence GTGAGCGCGGACCGACCCGGCCTGCACACCGTGACGCGGGGCCGTGGCCTGCTGTTCGGCGGCGACTACAACCCGGAGCAGTGGCCGGAGCACGTGTGGGCGGAGGACGCGGCGCTGATGCGCGCGGCCGGCGTCAACCTGGTCACCGTGGGCGTGTTCAGCTGGGGCCGGCTGGAGCCGTCGCCGGGTGAGCGCGACTTCGCCTGGCTGGACCGGGTGCTGGACCTGATGCACGACGCCGGTGTGGCGGTCGACCTGGCCACGCCGACCGCGTCGCCGCCGCCGTGGATGGGTCACCGCTGGCCGGAGACGCTGCCGGTGGACGAGAACGGGACCACCCTCTACTACGGTGCGCGCAACCAGTGGTGCCCGTCGTCGCCGGTGTATCGCGAAAAATCATTGGAGATCACGACCGCGCTCGCGGAACGCTACGCCGGTCACCCGGCCGTGGCGATGTGGCACGTCGGCAACGAGTACGGCCAGGTCTGCTACTGCGATCTGACCGCGGCGAATTTCCGGCGCTGGCTCCAGGCGAAATACCACGATATATCGGCTCTTAATGACGCATGGGGCACCACGTTCTGGTCGCAGCACTACTCCGGCTGGGACGAGATCATCCCGCCCCGCACCGCGCCCTACATCGTCAACCCGTCGCAGAAGCTGGACTGGGCGCGGTTCTGCTCGGACGCGCTGCTGGCACAGTTCACGGCCGAGCGGGACGTACTCCGCGCGTACTCCCCCGGCACGCCGGTCACCACGAACTACATGGGTTTCTTCAAGCCGGTCGACTACTGGTCCTGGGCCCCGGAGCAGGACGTCATCTCCAACGACTGGTACCCGGACCCGACCGACCCGCGCTTCCCGGTCCGCGCCGCGCTCACCCACGATCTGATGCGCTCGCTGGCCGGCGGCACACCGTGGATGCTGATGGAGCAGTCCACCGGCGCGGTCAACTGGCGTCCGCACAACCTGCCGAAGCCGGCCGGGCAACTGCGCCTGGAGTCGTTGCAGGCGGTCGCGCGCGGCGCGGACGGCTCCTGTTACTTCCAGTGGCGGCAGTCCTCGTTCGGCGCGGAGCGCTTCCACTCCTCGATGGTGCCGCTGGCCGGGCCGGACACGGCCGCCCATGCCGAGGTGCGCGAGCACGGCCGAGAACTGCGGAAACTCAAGGACGTCGCGGGTACGGCCGTGAGCGCGCAGGTCGCGTTGCTGCACGACTGGCACAGCTGGTGGGCGGCGGAGGAGCGGGCCCGGCCCAGCGACCGGCTGTCCGTGATCGAGCAGCTGACCGATTACTACCACCCGCTCTGGCGGCGGGGCGTGACCGCGGACCTGGCCCGGCCGTCGTCGGCGCTCACCCCGTACCGCCTGGTCATCGCCCCTGATCTGTTCCTGCTCAGCGAGACCGACGCCGCGGCGCTGACCGAATACGTGCGCAACGGCGGCGTGCTCGTGGTCGGGCCGTTCTCCGGCGTCGCGGACCCGCGGGGCCACCTCTACACCGGGCGTTTCCCGGCGCCGCTGCGCGAGGTGCTCGGCGTGTCCGGCGAGGCGTGGCGCCCGGTCGACCAGCCCGTGCAGTGCTCATGGCGCGATGAAACCGGTTTCAACGGCCCGGGTTTCACAGCGCGCGACTGGACCGAGACATTGCGCAGCGACGGCGCCGACGTGATCGCCACGTTCGACGACGGCGGACCGGCCGTCACCCGGCACCGGTTCGGCGCCGGCATCGCCTGGTACGTCGGCACGATCCCGGACGCGGCCGCCCTCGCGGAGCTCACGGAGCGATTCCTCGCGGACGCCGGGGTGCCCGGAACGGACCTTCCCGAGGGGGTCGAGGCGGTCCGCCGCGGCGACCTGCTCTTTCTGCTCAACCACGGGGACGGCACCGCCTCCGTGGCCTTCGAAGGGGATGCGGTGGACGTGCTCACCGGCGCCCCGCTGCACAACGGGGCGACGCTCGCCCCTCGTGGTGTCGCGATCCTGCGGCAGCACGCCGGTACGGGCACCACCGCACCGGCCACCCGATGA
- a CDS encoding ArsR/SmtB family transcription factor encodes MDRVFKALADPTRRRLLDSLRGRDGQTLGELCAGLDMARQSATQHLGVLEEANLISTVRRGREKVHYLNPVPINEIRRRWIAAFDEPRLAVLEAIKERAMVPDYVYVTYIRSTAERVWAALTDADLTAAYWGHSNRSDWQPGSTWEHLRTDGSGIADGGGVVVASEPPRRLVITFGMPGERVADGASTVTFEVEPWQEIVRLTVTHTRLPSDEDRAAVSLGWPAVLANLKSLLETGEVLPQAPWEWPGTNG; translated from the coding sequence ATGGATCGGGTGTTCAAAGCGCTCGCCGACCCCACCCGTCGCCGTCTCCTCGACAGCCTTCGCGGCCGGGACGGCCAGACGCTCGGTGAGCTCTGTGCCGGCCTCGACATGGCGCGGCAGTCCGCCACCCAGCATCTCGGGGTGCTGGAGGAGGCGAACCTGATCAGCACCGTGCGGCGGGGGCGGGAGAAGGTGCACTACCTGAATCCTGTGCCGATCAACGAGATCCGGCGGCGGTGGATCGCGGCGTTCGACGAGCCGCGGCTGGCGGTGCTGGAAGCGATCAAGGAGCGTGCGATGGTTCCGGACTATGTGTACGTCACCTACATCCGCAGCACCGCGGAGCGGGTGTGGGCGGCGCTGACCGATGCCGACCTCACGGCGGCGTACTGGGGGCACAGCAACCGGTCGGACTGGCAGCCCGGGTCCACCTGGGAGCATCTGCGCACGGACGGGTCCGGGATCGCGGACGGCGGCGGCGTGGTCGTGGCGAGCGAGCCGCCGCGCCGGCTGGTCATCACGTTCGGGATGCCGGGGGAGCGGGTGGCGGACGGCGCGTCCACGGTTACGTTCGAGGTCGAGCCGTGGCAGGAGATCGTGCGGCTGACCGTGACGCACACCCGGCTGCCGTCCGACGAGGACCGGGCGGCGGTCTCGCTGGGCTGGCCGGCCGTGCTGGCGAACCTGAAGTCGCTGCTGGAGACCGGCGAGGTGCTGCCGCAGGCGCCGTGGGAATGGCCGGGCACGAACGGATAA
- a CDS encoding universal stress protein, translating to MLADSVGPRVIVGVSPSLTGLRALRLAVAEARRRGVPLRAVRAWDLDGTDAVYVRGRDAARQLIRECFADALGGMPADVQINSVTVLDRPGAALVDYAREDDVLFVGRTPQRWWRRLFRRSVAGYCVSHAVCPVQVVPPDAFARQWQRRNVADAISRELSELTSG from the coding sequence GTGTTGGCCGACTCGGTGGGTCCGCGTGTCATCGTCGGCGTCTCGCCGTCGCTGACCGGCCTGCGGGCGCTGCGCCTGGCGGTGGCGGAGGCGCGGCGACGTGGCGTGCCGCTGCGGGCGGTGCGCGCCTGGGATCTCGACGGTACGGACGCGGTGTACGTGCGCGGGCGGGACGCGGCCCGGCAGCTGATCCGGGAGTGTTTCGCGGACGCGCTCGGCGGGATGCCGGCGGACGTGCAGATCAATTCCGTGACCGTGCTCGACCGGCCCGGTGCGGCGCTGGTCGACTACGCGCGGGAGGACGACGTGCTGTTCGTCGGGCGGACGCCGCAACGCTGGTGGCGGCGGCTGTTCCGGCGGTCGGTCGCCGGTTACTGCGTGTCGCATGCGGTCTGCCCGGTGCAGGTGGTGCCGCCGGACGCGTTCGCCCGCCAGTGGCAGCGCCGCAACGTCGCCGACGCGATCAGCCGCGAGCTGTCGGAACTGACCAGCGGATGA
- a CDS encoding NAD(P)/FAD-dependent oxidoreductase codes for MSEPESIVIAGAGLAGAKAAETLRSEGFGGRITLLGAELLRPYERPPLSKGLLLGTTAPDEPFVHAENWYADNDVDLRLGAVVTGIDRAARVVRTASGEDVGYDRLLLATGAMPRRPDRAETFTHTFRTRADSDHFHAAIEKNARLVIVGAGWIGMEVAAAARQRGAQVTVVTPDRLPLRKVLGDTVAQVFADLHRAHGVEFRFGAHATEILPDRVVLDDGTTLPADAVLVAIGAVPNDELAAEAGLATGDGVHVNALHTTSDPMIFAAGDVAAVDHPLLGARVRVEHWANALDSGPAAARAMLGRGTPWDRLPFFFTDQFDLGMEYAGWVPPGVETRVVVRGDLTAREAIVFWLAGDRVAAGMNLNVWDVQDQIQDLIRAGLAGRKVDLDRLSDESVPLTDLTR; via the coding sequence ATGTCCGAACCTGAATCGATCGTCATCGCCGGCGCCGGGCTTGCCGGCGCGAAGGCCGCCGAGACCCTCCGCTCCGAGGGCTTCGGCGGCCGGATCACGCTGCTCGGCGCCGAACTCCTCCGCCCGTACGAGCGTCCCCCGCTCTCCAAGGGCCTCCTCCTCGGCACCACCGCCCCCGACGAGCCGTTCGTCCACGCCGAGAACTGGTACGCGGACAACGACGTCGACCTGCGCCTCGGCGCGGTCGTCACCGGCATCGACCGGGCCGCCCGCGTCGTGCGCACCGCCTCCGGCGAGGACGTCGGCTACGACCGCCTGCTGCTCGCCACCGGTGCGATGCCGCGCCGCCCGGACCGGGCGGAGACGTTCACCCACACGTTCCGCACCCGCGCGGACTCCGACCATTTCCACGCCGCGATCGAGAAGAACGCCCGCCTGGTCATCGTCGGCGCGGGCTGGATCGGCATGGAGGTCGCGGCCGCGGCCCGGCAGCGCGGCGCGCAGGTGACCGTGGTGACGCCGGACCGGCTGCCGCTGCGCAAGGTGCTCGGCGACACGGTCGCGCAGGTCTTCGCGGACCTGCACCGCGCGCACGGCGTCGAGTTCCGGTTCGGCGCGCACGCCACCGAGATCCTGCCGGACCGGGTGGTCCTCGACGACGGCACGACGCTGCCCGCGGACGCGGTCCTGGTCGCGATCGGCGCCGTACCCAACGATGAACTGGCCGCGGAGGCGGGCCTGGCGACCGGCGACGGTGTGCACGTGAACGCCCTGCACACCACGAGCGACCCGATGATCTTCGCGGCCGGCGACGTGGCCGCGGTCGACCACCCGCTGCTCGGCGCGCGCGTCCGGGTCGAGCACTGGGCGAACGCGCTGGACTCAGGCCCGGCCGCGGCCCGCGCGATGCTGGGCCGCGGCACGCCGTGGGACCGGCTGCCGTTCTTCTTCACCGACCAGTTCGACCTGGGCATGGAGTACGCCGGCTGGGTCCCGCCCGGCGTCGAGACCCGGGTGGTGGTCCGCGGTGACCTGACCGCGCGCGAGGCGATCGTGTTCTGGCTGGCCGGCGACCGGGTGGCCGCCGGCATGAACCTGAACGTCTGGGACGTGCAGGACCAGATCCAGGACCTGATCCGCGCCGGGCTGGCCGGCCGGAAGGTCGACCTGGACCGGCTGTCCGACGAGTCAGTCCCGCTGACGGACCTGACCCGATAG
- a CDS encoding carbohydrate ABC transporter permease — protein MKRPATRVKIVPTILLLLGALYSIAPVIWLVFASTKGPGELFTTFSGFPSFNGGFMENVRTLNEFGDGRFWTWTLNSLIYAGGGALLTVVISAACGYAMAKYRFRGQKLILGSLLAGVLVPGITLSIPQYLLLSSAGLVGTYWSVILPSVISPYSIYLCQVYASASIPDEMLEAGRVDGAGEFRMLWSIGLPVMMPGLVTVFLLQFIGIWNNFLLPYIMLADDDRFPLTVGLYSLLNRGASQPALYTLVITGALLSIIPIFALFLFLQRYWKLDLIAGGVKG, from the coding sequence GTGAAGCGTCCCGCCACTCGGGTCAAGATCGTTCCGACGATCCTGCTGCTGCTCGGCGCGCTCTACTCGATCGCGCCGGTCATCTGGCTCGTGTTCGCGTCCACCAAGGGCCCGGGCGAGCTGTTCACCACGTTCTCCGGCTTCCCCAGCTTCAACGGCGGCTTCATGGAGAACGTACGCACGCTGAACGAGTTCGGCGACGGCCGGTTCTGGACGTGGACGCTGAACAGCCTGATCTACGCCGGCGGCGGCGCGCTGCTCACCGTGGTCATCTCCGCCGCCTGCGGGTACGCGATGGCGAAGTACCGGTTCCGCGGCCAGAAGCTGATCCTCGGCTCGCTGCTGGCCGGGGTGCTGGTCCCCGGCATCACGCTGTCCATCCCGCAGTACCTGCTGCTCTCCTCGGCCGGCCTGGTCGGCACGTACTGGTCGGTCATCCTGCCCAGCGTGATCAGCCCGTACAGCATCTACCTCTGCCAGGTCTACGCGTCCGCGTCGATCCCCGACGAGATGCTCGAGGCCGGGCGGGTGGACGGCGCCGGCGAGTTCCGCATGCTGTGGTCGATCGGCCTGCCGGTCATGATGCCCGGCCTGGTCACCGTGTTCCTGCTGCAGTTCATCGGCATCTGGAACAACTTCCTGCTGCCCTACATCATGCTGGCCGACGACGACCGCTTCCCGCTCACCGTCGGCCTCTACTCCCTGCTCAACCGCGGCGCCTCCCAGCCCGCGCTCTACACCCTGGTCATCACCGGCGCCCTGCTGTCGATCATCCCGATCTTCGCGCTGTTCCTCTTCCTCCAGCGCTACTGGAAACTCGACCTGATCGCCGGCGGCGTCAAGGGCTGA